Sequence from the Hypanus sabinus isolate sHypSab1 unplaced genomic scaffold, sHypSab1.hap1 scaffold_384, whole genome shotgun sequence genome:
actgagctcatctgacttttttgTTGTCATCTTCTGTTTGGTTCTAAAACCTTCcgaatagtttttgctcttttgtttgccctctgtttgacttttatgttggctctggcttctcattccagccactgttgtgtcctCAATTTTTACAGTTCTTTGGGATATATTGATCACTCAGCtcttgcttgcatttgccctatctatactctCATGGTACTATATACTTCTAACAAGTCGTCCATCCAATGTATAATTTCTTAGTgtatgtttggagccttttttaggtgcatatgatgatgaggggcattgatcgtgtggataatcagaggtttttttcccagggctgaaatggttaacacgaggggggcatagttttaaggtgcttggaaatggataccgaggcaatgtcaggggtaaggtttttttttacacagatagtggtcggtgcgtggaatgtaagccagcagtggttgacaaagcagatacaatggggtcttttaacaacctcttggataggtacatggagcatagaaaaatagagggctgtgcgctaggaaaattctaggcagtttctagtgtaggttaaatggtcggcacaggactgtgggccaaagagcctgtaatgtgctgtagatatctCTGTTCTATGTGAAGGAGCAAAGCAACTTTGGTTATTCGCCGATCCTCTATTACCACCCCCATCACTAAAGATGACTTAATtatctctgctggggcccctacaatttctgctcttgcctcccacagggtctgagggagcaCCTGGCCataccctggagatttatcctccCTAATCTGCCTCAGGATGGGAACCACCTCCTCTGCTTTAGTGTGTACGGGGTCCACGATGTTAATGCTGCTTTTCCACACTTCCATTGACTTTGTATCCCatttgctgaggaaacagagatgaAAGTAAATGAGGATCTCCCTCTCTGCTTTGTTTCCACACATAAGATTGCCacgctggtcttccagaggaccaactttctcccttgcaatacttttgctcttaatctatcagtagaatcccttaggattatccttcatcttttctgtgagggcaacctcagaatcagaatcagactttaatcgccaagtacctgtacacacacaaggaatttacttccagcagatgttgcctctctgctcataacaataataatgataaatataaatgaaaatatagattatacatacaggtagtgcaatccaagtaatagttagccgacagttaactggcagtcaactgttcagcaaagtgaccgcagtaaggaaaaaacttctccagtgcttaTTAGTCTTAGTCCGGAGGGATCTGAGGTGCCttccagacggaagcagttcaaacagtccgtgcgcaggatggaaggagtcctttatgatgttccccgccctcttcttcaacctggaagagtacaggtccacaatagagggcagggaggctccaatgatgcgctcggcatcttcttttagccatcctgatttatttcttatagCACAGAACACTAGAGGGGAATTCTAGGCAGATTCTAGAGAAAGTTACATGGCTGTCACAACAtcttaggctgaatggcctggaatatgctgtagatttctatgttgaaCAACCAATTAACTTCTCTTCTTTAACCTGTGCAGGATCCATGATTTTAATGCGGCTTTTCCACATTCCCATAGAATCTTTGTCCATCTCCTAATAAATAGAGatgaaaaattatttaagatctcccccatctgctttggttccacacgtggattgccattccggtcttccagaggaccaactttgtgccttgcaatgcttttgctcttaatctatctctagaatcgctgaggattatccttcatcttttctgtgacagcaacctcatgccttcttttagccatcctgatttatctcttatgtgttctcttgcatttcttatactccataagaaactgcctgttgatccctgttatgcaattccattttgtgcttcaccagggtctcaatatctcttgcaaaccaaagttccctacattttctatctttaccttttattctggcaaggagatacccgctttgtactttcaaaatttcgctttgaaggcctcccatttaccaagcacacctttgccataaagcagcctgtcccaatccacagttgccagatcctagtgttgattccaggtgtggatccatgtcctgaacacatccacctttcctatgctgctccttgtattgaaatatacagggctcagcatattcaccgcaccatgctcaactttttcattcctgtctTTGAGGACTgagcaacatctgtctccacaacctctccactacctgttctgttattcaggctcccattccaaCTTTGGTTTAACCATCCTTATCCTCACCTCCCAGCATGCAGCTCTATCAGCCCTTTGGCTTTCTGCTCCCAGATCGATAAAAaggaggtacaggcagataggaacaaatggagtacttatgaaatacaggaaattcaagtgaacacttatgaaagaaataaaagaaggcatcaggttgccccagcagacaaggtgaaggagaatccttagggattctgcagatatgttagtagcaaaaagattgcaagggaaaaaaaattaatcgTCTGCAGgatcagaatgataatccatatgaggagacaaaatagatgtGGGAGATTTATTTTGCATCCGTAttgactcaggagatggacacagagtctgtagaagtgaggcaaagcagcatcaacttcatggaccctgtacagattacagaggtggaggggtttgctgtcttcaggtaaattagtgtggatcaatccccagggcctgacaagttgttccctaGGATCTTGCGGAGGACAAGTGCCAAAACTGTACGGGCACAAGGACAGATATTTAAATAATCTTAAGtggcaggtgaggtactggaggatcggAGGACAGCCAATATTGTTCTGCTATTCAaggaaggctctaaaaataaactgagaaattgcacattggtgagcttgacatcagtagtgggaaaggtcTTGGAATGTTATGTGCAGGAAcccgatatataagtatttggatcgatgtggactgattaaggataaacagcgtgcatggtaggtcatgtctaaccaatcttatagagtctctcgaggaagttatcagggaaatggatgaaggcaaagcagcagatgttgtccacatggactttagcaaggcacttgacaaagtctcatatgggaggtttgtcaagaaggttcggtcactcagcgttcaagatgagacagtaaattggatgagacaccatctttgggagaagccagagtgtggtagcagatggttgcctctctgactggaacctGCGACTAttggttgccacagggatcagtgctggatctgatgttgtttgtcatctatatcagtaatctggatgatagtgtggttaactggatcatcagatttgtggatgacacccaagattggtggtgtagtggacagtgaggaagactatcatggcttgcagtgtgatctggaccagctgggaaaatggtttgaaaaagggaaaatggaatttaatgcagaccagtgtgagttattgcactttagtatgacctaccaagggaggtctttcacagttactggttgggcacggaggagtgttgtagaagaaagggacctgggagtacaGGTCCTTAATTAACTGAAATTTGTATCACAGTCagatagagacagaaaaaaagatttcagcccaatggccttcatgaaccaaagtactGACAACAATAGATGGATTTTATGTTCACTTGTAGaagacattgttgaggcctaatttagagtattgtgtgtagttttggtcacctgcctacaggaaagctgtaaaagaggttcagagagttcagagaaaattcacaataaagttgccaggtctggaggacttgggttataaggaaagattgaacaggtccagactttattccttggaatgtagaagattgaggtgagatttgattgtgatagagagcatagatagtgtaaatgcaagctggctttctccactgagattgggtgggactacaaccagaggccaagggttaagggtgaaaggtgaaatgttatgtggaacatgaggggaaacttcttcacatagacagtcatctgggtgtggaatgagcagccagcacgaCTGGTGCATGCGAgatccatttcaacatttaagaggtttgtctaggtacctggatggtaagggtatgggagtgggcaatttaaatagttcggcataaactagatggcccaaagtgcctgtttctgtgttgtaattttcaaTGACTGTGACaaaaacctgaaataatacaaaaattcactctaaatCCTTTTTAACAGatgtgcggaccaaccattcatctcagcaggaattttttatatggtgttaaaactgtggcatgttaagttaataatacataaaagaaaatcacagttgcacgtcaagaaagactaTATGTgagagactgtttcagttactgtggggccaggcacccatgcagctcagcaggaggaggtaataataccaatggagagagtcaaactgagcgaGGGTTCAAATTGGAGATGGCCAaaagccccattcttatagagacaggaagagcatcagagaattgatggtcattccagataccagcactctgcccagtcaggagatgatatcTCTGTCCAGCTTgttttgaacctcactgtaacagtgtgataccagatcaaaccttggcaactcaagtaatctcatctgaaatgttgtcctacacccattgatggattttgcaaatctttttacaggttaaatacaagaaggaatttgtctccaggaagctcaaacatgacatgccagttttgctgtctctgtctagatatttaagaagtggagcaagggattcaattgACCATTCTTCATGCTCAGAAAGTGGGGACAGATTCACTCGGTTAACTGACCAACTGGCATgtccgtcattttacacaggagaaaggccattcaccttctcagacagtgggaatggattcactcggtcatttcaactgaaggtacattagcaagttcacactgggcaagggcattcacctgttctgtgggtgagaaaggattcactcagttttcccacctgtggacacaccagtcagttcacaccaggcagaagctggtcatctgctgaatttctgggaaaggattcactcagtcttaatggctcaccagggagttcacatcagggagcggccattcacttgctcagtctgtgggaagagattcattaaATCATCCCACctgctgagtcatcagcgagttcacactggggagaagccgttcacctgctcagaatgtgggaagagattctctgagttatccaacctacagaatcatcagcgagttcacactggggagaagccattcacctgctcagaatgtgggaagggattcactcagtcatcccacctgcagagacaccagcgagttcacactggggagaagccgttcacctgctcagactgtgggaagagcttCACTCACTTATGcaacctacagaatcatcagccagttcatactggggagaggccattcacctgctcagaatgtgggaagggatttactcagtcatccagcctactgagtcatcagcgagttcacacaggggagaggcccttcacctgctcagaatgtgggaagggattcactcagtcatcccatctgaaggttcatcagcgagttcacactggggagaagccattcatctgctcagtctgtggaaagggattcactgattcatccacccggcagaaacatcagcgagttcacactggggagaagtcgttcacctgctcagaatgtgggaagggattcacggaTTCATCctgcctactggtacatcagcgagttcacactagggagaagccgttcacctgctcagaatgtgggaagggattcactcagtcatcccacctgcagagacatcagcgagttcacactggggagaagccattcaaatgctcagaatgtgggaagagattcactcaatcttccaccctacaggcacaccagcgaattcacactggggagaagccattcacttgctcagtctgtgggaaacaattcactctgtcATTCCAActactgaaacaccagcgagttcacacaggggaacGGCCGTTCGCCTGCTcaaaatgtgggaagagattcgctggatcatccaacctacagagacatcagcaagttcacactggggagaagccgttcacttgctcagtctgtgggaaaggattcactcagtcgtccCAACTACTGGCTCACCAGTCaattcacaatggggagtggccataGTTATGAATCCCCGGGTTTCGTTTGCTGTgggctgtcattttaagagagagcgagagagattaagaaggtgaatcagtccgacttgcagcttgtttacattgctcgcagcttgtttccttttaaccaaggacacagacaatcagagtcagacggagacgaaggaggaaaaatggaaggatcgaaaccagggaactagaggccaagggtcactgtttggaactttcctatgcccacaagggtgggttaattatcgattcaccatACATCGTATGTGTAGTTGTCACcgcgtttgatccataggagtggatctgatttgtgGTGTCCTATGAAGACCACAGATGTGTTAACCCttccctgggtgtggtgtggtaattcacttgaagatgataccgcttgtgacaagtcactttcggtgataaatCTTA
This genomic interval carries:
- the LOC132388704 gene encoding zinc finger protein 235-like → MAHQGVHIRERPFTCSVCGKRFIKSSHLLSHQRVHTGEKPFTCSECGKRFSELSNLQNHQRVHTGEKPFTCSECGKGFTQSSHLQRHQRVHTGEKPFTCSDCGKSFTHLCNLQNHQPVHTGERPFTCSECGKGFTQSSSLLSHQRVHTGERPFTCSECGKGFTQSSHLKVHQRVHTGEKPFICSVCGKGFTDSSTRQKHQRVHTGEKSFTCSECGKGFTDSSCLLVHQRVHTREKPFTCSECGKGFTQSSHLQRHQRVHTGEKPFKCSECGKRFTQSSTLQAHQRIHTGEKPFTCSVCGKQFTLSFQLLKHQRVHTGERPFACSKCGKRFAGSSNLQRHQQVHTGEKPFTCSVCGKGFTQSSQLLAHQSIHNGEWP